The genome window GGAGAGCTTGGAGACATCCGCGTCGTCCGGCGGGCAGCGCAGGGCTTCCATCGCCACGTCCACCTGGCTGTCGAGGTCCCAGAGGTTCTCCGCGTCGATCTGGTCCTGCAGGGAGGCCATCTCGTCAGCGGTCTCGTCGGAGTAGTTCATCGCCAGTTCGTTGTAGCGGTCGAGCTTGGCCTGCTTGGCCGCGACGCCCTGCATCACGTTTCCGCGCACGTCCATGCTCTCGTCGAGCTGCGGCTCCTGGGGCAGGTAGCCCACCCGGGTGCCCTCGGAGGCCCAGGCCTCGCCGGTGAAATCCTTGTCCTGCCCGGCCATGATCCGCATCAGGGTGGATTTGCCCGACCCGTTGACGCCGACAACACCGATCTTGACCCCCGGCAGGAAGTTGAGGCGGATGTTCTCGAAGCATTTCTTGCCGCCAGGATAGGCTTTCGAGACCCCATCCATGTGGTAGACATACTGATAGGACGCCATGTGATGCCTCTTTCGCGTTCGGGTTTCGCGCGGTTGTAGCGATCCGGGCGAGCGAGCGCAACGGCGCCGACCCGCCTCATTGCCGGTGCGGCGTTGACATGCCCGGGCCGGCTGGCCAAGAAGGGCCGCTCTTGCGCGGGGAGGACACGAGGTGCGTCACGGGTTTCCCACGGCCCTGCCGGGGATGCGGGTCGGGCTGCTCGGCGGATCGTTCGATCCGCCGCACGGGGGCCATGCCCATATCACCCGCTGGGCCCTGCGCCGGCTGGGGCTGGACCAGGTCTGGTGGCTGGTGAGCCCGGGCAACCCCCTGAAGACCGAGGGCCCCGCGCCGCTGGCGCGCCGCATGGCCGCCGCGCGCGCGCTTATGCAGCACCCGAAGGTGCGGGTGAGCGACATCGAGACCCGCCTCGGCACCCGCTACACCGCGGCCACGCTCTCCGCCATGCTGCGCCTCTATCCGGGGGTGCATTTCGTCTGGCTGATGGGGGCGGACAATCTCGCCAGCTTCCATCACTGGGAGGACTGGCAGCGCATCATGGAAATGGTGCCGATCGGCGTGCTGGCCCGCCCGGGCGGGCAGCTGGCCGCTGGCCTCTCGCCCGCCGCGCGGCGCTATGCCCGCTTCCGGCTGCCGCGCGCCGAGGCCGGGCGGCTGGCGCTGGCCCCGTCCCCGGCCTGGACCCTGCTCACCGGGCCGATGCTCGACATCTCCTCCAGCGAGATCCGCCGCCGCGGCGACTGGGTGCGCTGAGGCGCGCCGGCAAGGGGCATCCGAGAGGGGGGCGCTGGTTGGCCGTGGCAGCCTGCAGCCGGCGGCTTCAGAAATCCTCCGCCGGCACCATGGCGCAGGCGGCATCGGCAGGGCGCAACGCCGTCGCCGGGACATGGTCGTCGGGAGAGCGGCGGGCGACGTCCCGGTCCGCAACCCCGATGAGTGCCGGGCGGCCCCCGTTCGGGGATCTCGATGAGCGCCGGGCGGGCGGCCCGCCGGTTGTCGCTCTCGCTCCGTGCCCGCCATATGCCGCCATGCCGCACCATGACCGGGCCGGGGGCCTGTCTCGTGCGGTCTTTCGGGGGCCGTCCCGATACGGCGACGAGACGGGCGGTCAAGGCATCCTCCGGCCGGGCCGCGCGGCGCCCGGCGGCGGTGTCGCGCGCCGGTGTCGCAGGGCGGTCACAGCGACAATGTAGCTGTTGCAAAATGAGACAGTGTTCTGAATAACGGCACGGGGCAGGCCATCTCAGAAGGGGATCGGGAGGACAATTGGACAGCACGTTTCTCAAGGGGTTGCGGGTTCTGACGCATATCGTCGACCGGGGCGGCCCGTGCGGCGTGACGGCGCTTTCGCGCGAGCTTGGGCTGCCGAAGAGCAATATCCACCGGGTTCTCAAGACGCTGGAAGCCGCCGGACTGGTGCGCGCGGACCCGGCGACGCGCGGCTATCTTCCCACCCTGCGGCTGTGGGACCTGGGCCTGCGGGTCTACGATTCGGTCGACCTGGAGCGCGAGGCGCATGTCCTGCTCGGCGACATCGCCCGCACCACGGGTGAAACCGCGCTCGTCGCGGTGCGTGACGGGCTCTGCGCCCGGGTGATGGCCTCGGCCTGTGCCAATTCCCCGCGCCGCCCCGAGCAGGGCGAGCGGCTGCCGCTGCATGAGGGCGCCATCGGGCGCATCCTGCTCGCCCATGCCGACATTCCCCATGCCGAGCGCGCGCTCACCGATGCCGCCCTGCCGCCCGGCGGGCTGGCCTGGCTGCGTGCCGACATGGCCGAAAGCGCGGCCCGGGGCTGCGCGCTGGACCGCGGAGACTGGTGCGTCGGCCAGTACGGCGTGGCCGCACCCGTGCGCGACATCCGCGGCGGCGTGATGGCCGCGATCGGGGTGACAGGGCCGATCGACCGCTATTCCGAGGCGAGCCTCGCGCATATGCAGGAACTGGTGACAACCGCGGCCGCCGAACTCTCCAGCCGCTTCGGCTGCGCTGCCTGACGCCGGTCTGGGCCGCGCCGCCTGAGCTCCGCTTCCACTGGACGGTCTGAGGCGGGTTTCGAATCTGCCGTGCGCTTCCCGGCCCGGCCGCGCCGCCTTGCGCCCGGGGCCGGGCAGGCCGGGTGCGCGGCCCCGGGGGGCTTCGCGCCGCCTGCCGCGTGCAGGGGCAGGCGGGCCGCCCGGGGGGGTCAGCCGCCGTGCTTCTCCAGGAATGCCTCCACGGAGAGGGTTCGGAAATCCTCCAGCGCGGCGCGCAGGGCGGCATGGTCCCAGTCCCACCAGGCGAGGGCGAGCAGGCGTTCGGAAATCTCCGGCGGGAAGCGGCGCTTGATCGGCTTCGCCGGCACGCCGGCCACCACCTCGTAGGGCGCCACGTCCTTCGAGACCACGGCGCCCGCGCCCACCACGGCGCCGGTGCCCACCGTGACCCCGGGCAGCACGATGGACTGGTGGCCGAACCAGGTGTCATGCCCGATCTTCGGGCCCTGCGCGCGGCGCCATTCGAAGAACTCCGCCTCGTCCTCGGCGTCGTCCCAGTAGGCGGCGGCGCGGTACATGAAATGGTGCAGGCTGGCGCGCCACATCGGGTGATTGGTGGGGCCGATGCGCACGTAGGCGGCGATGTTGGCGAAGCGGCCGATATCGGCGTAGGCGATGTCGGAGAAGCGCTCGCAGTAGGAGTAGTCGCCCAGGGTGCTGTCGAGCAGGCGGGCGCCTTCGCCCACTTCGGTCCAGCGGCCGAGATGGCCGCCGGAGACCTGCGCCCCGGGGTGGATGGTCGGGGCTTCGGAGAGTTTCTTCATTTCGATCCGTCGATGAGCCGGCGCCGCAGCCGGGAGGAGACATTGTCCATCACGATCACGATGCCGATGATCAGCACGATGATGTACATGGTGTTTTCCCAATCCTGCCCGGTGCGCATGGTGTCGGCAAGCTTCAGGCCGATGCCGCCTGCACCCAGCATGCCGATGACGGTGGCCGAGCGGGTGTTGGATTCGAGGAAGTAGAGCGACTGCGAGATGAACACCGGCAGGATCTGCGGCATGATGCCGAACCAGGTGCGCTGGATCGGGCTGGCGCCGGTGGACTGCATGCCCTCCACCTGCCGGCGGTCGGCGTTCTCGATGGCTTCGGAGAACAGCTTGCCGAAGGTGCCGGTGTCGGTGAACCAGATGGCCAGGATCCCCGAGAGCGGCCCCAGCCCGAAGGCGCGGATGAAGATCAGCGACCAGATCAGCGCATCCACCCCGCGCAGGAAGTCGAACAGCCGCTTGAACGGCCCGCGCAGCCAGGCCGAGGGCGTGATGTTGTTCGCCGCGATGAAGGCCAGCGGCAGGGCGCAGAAGGCGGCCATCAGCGTGCCCACCACCGCCATCAGCACCGTGATGCCGAGCGCCTCGAAGATCTCGCCGTGCTGCCAGTCCTGGTTGCCGAGAAACTCCGACACCACCAGGGAGAGGTTGGACTGCCCGGGGTCCACCCGGTCTTCGGACGCGATGAGCGCCAGGGCTCCGGTGAAGCCCACCCCGCGCAGGGGCGAGTTCCAGTCGAACCAGAAGTTCTCCCAGCCGGTGAAGTAGTTCATCAGCGTCACCTTCGAGCGGGTGACGATGAAGCGGGCATAGCTGTCCGGGCGGCCCTCGATCTTGTTCGGCGCCACCTTCAGCCAGGGTTGCGGCGCGGAGAGCAGCACCGGGCCCTCGGGGCGGAAGGCGATGTCGGCGATGAGGGCGCCGTGGCGGTCGGTCATCCGCAGCCCGTCCGGGCGCAGGGCGATGTCGTAGCCGGCGTTCATCTCCACGTCCCAGCCGGAGGCGGCGGGGGTGATCCACTCCGGCAGGGTTTCATAGGTGTTGCGGCGGTTGCCCTCCAGCTCCACCTCCAGCGCGGCGGGGTCCTTCAGGCTCATCTCCACGTGGATCTTGTGGGCGTAGCTGTCGAGCGCCAGCAGCTCGGCCCGGTCGGTGTTCGCCCGGCCGAGGGCGGTGGACACGTCGAAGGCGTTCCAGACATAGACGGTGTAGAGCGCGAGCAGCAGCAGCCCGCCCAGCCAGGCCGCCTGGCGGCGGCGGTTCGGGGCGAGGGCCTTCGCATGGGTGGCGGCCAGCGTGTCGAAATCGGCGAGAGCCATGCTCCCCTCCCTCAATGCGCGCCGGGGCCGATCAACCGCCGGCGCAGCATGCCCGAGAGGTTGTCGATGGCGATGATGGTGATGATGAGCAGGGCCATGATGGCGACGATGTCGGCGCCGTAGCGCCAGTCCACGAAGGTCTTGAACTGCTGGCCCAGGCCGCCGGCGCCCACGAAGCCCATGATGGCGGAAGCACGCACGTTGATCTCGAAGCGCAGCAGCGCATAGCTCACCCAGTTCGGCATCACCTGCGGCAGGATGGCGAACCAGACCTTCTGGGCCCAGGAGGCCCCGGCCGCGTCCAGCCCTTCCCAGGCCTTCATGTCGGCGTTCTCGTTCACCTCGGAGTAGAGCTTGCCGAGTGCGCCGATGGTGTGGAAGGCGATGGCGGCCACCGCCGCGATCGGGTTCTTGCCGATGATGAAGATCAGGAACAGCGCGATGACGATCTCGGGGAAGGCGCGGGCGATGTCCAGCATCCGCCGGGTGGCCCAGACGATGGCCCGGTTCCGCACCAGGTTGCGCGAGGCCAGGATGCTGAGCGCCGCGCCGATCACGAAGCCGGTCAGCGTGGCGACCACGGCCATGTTCACCGTCTCGAGCAGGTAATGCACATACGTGTGGGTGATGCCGTTCTCGGCATGCTGGACCGTGAAGGGAATGGTCCAGAACGACCAGCCCCTGGCCCAGGCGTCGGAGAGGATCTCGGCCGGATAGTCCAGCACGTGCGAGAAGCCGCCGAAGAAGCTGCCGGAATTGGCGTCCTCCGCCAGCCGGAAGCCGGCCACCAGCATCGCCAGCACCAGCACGATCAGGATGCCGGTGTAGCTGCGCCGGCGCAGCTCGCTGCGGTCATAGGCTTCCGCGAGGGCGGCGAGCGGGCCTGCGGCGCCGCGGTGGGGCGGCTGCCCCGCGTCTGCGTCGAGCGTCATGCGAAACCCTCTGCTGGGGGATGAATGGCAAAAGGGGCGCGCCCTTCCGGGTGCGCCCCTCTCCGGCGGGTGCCGATCAGTTGGTGAGCTTGGCGCGGCGCGCGTCGATCACGGTCTCGTAGAAGGAGGGGTCGACCTCCACGTAGCCCTGGGCCTCACCGGCCTCGGAGGAATAGAAGCACTCCGGGTCGTCCTTCGGCAGGGCGAGGAGCGAGGCCTTCACCGCGTCCTTGACCTCCTGCGGCAGCGCGTTGCTCACCACATTGGGGCCGTTCGGGATCAGCGGCGACTGCCAGATCTGCACGATGTCGTTCATGTCGAGCAGGCCCTTGTCGACCATCTTGCGCAGGTTGCCGTTGGAGTAGCCCTCGTCCCACTCGCCCACGCCGGAAACCCAGGTCACGCCCGCGTCCACGTCGCCGTTCAGCACCGCGATCACGTTCTGCTCATGGCCGCCGGAGAAGGAGGTGGAGCCGAAGAAGCTGTTCACGTCGTAACCCTGCTTGGGCAGCGCGACGGAGGGGATCAGGTAGCCCGAGGTGGAGTTCGGGTCGGCGAAGCCGAGGCGCTTGCCCTTCATGTCCTCGATGGTCTTGATGCCGCTGTCGGCGCGCGCGACCATCACCGAGTAGTAGCCGGTGGAGCCGTCCACCTGCTGGACGGTGAGGATCGGGGTCACCGCGTCCGGGTTCTCGAGGTAGACGCCGGCATAGCCGGAGGCGCCGAGCTGGGCGTAGTCCAGGTTGCCGCCGAGCAGGCCTTCCATCACGCCGGCGTAATCCGCCGCCGGGTAGAGCGACACGGGCACGCCGAGCAGCTCCTCGAAGCGGGTCTTGATGCACTCGTTGGAGCGCAGGCGGTCGGCCTCGTTCTCGCCGCCGAGGATGCCGATGCGGAATTCCTTGATGCCGCCCATGCCGTCAGCGGAGGCCGATACGGCCGAGAGTGCAACAGCCGCGGTGCCGGCGGCCAGGATGGATTTGAGGAACATGTGTATCTCCAGTCTCAGGATCGCGCCCGCCGAGGCGGGCTGGGATGTCGGGCCCGCCGGGGCGGGGGGAAGCGGGTCCCACCAGGGTGGGGGGAAGCGTGTCCCGCCGGGGCGGGGGTGATGTCGGCCCCCGCGCCAGCGGGAGGGTCGGGCCCCGCCGGGGCGGGAGGGCGCTGGTCGTCCGCCCCGGCGGGGCGTCGGTGTTCCCCTCCGGCGAAGCGCGTGCTTCGCCGGGGCGAGGGGGGGCAGGTCGCCCTGCCGGGGCAGGGTGACGGCGTGCCTCGCCGGGGCGGCGCGTTCAGGCCCCGCCGGGGAGAGGCGTCGGGCGTTACTCGGCCAGGGCCTTCGCGTGGGCGAGGGCGGGGCGGGCCAGGCTCTCGATGCTCGTGGAGGTGGCCGCTTCGGAGAATTCGTCGCCGGCGCCGTAGATGTCGCGCGCGGCACCCTCGGTGAGCTGGCCGGGCAGGCCGTCGAACACCACGCGCCCGTCGCGCATGCCCACGATGCGGTCGCAATAGGCGCGGGCGGTGTCGAGCGTGTGCAGGTTGCAGATCACCATGCGCCCGTCCTCCTCGTGGATGGCGCGCAGGGCGTCCATCACCACCTTGGCGTTGAGCGGGTCGAGCGAGGCGATGGGCTCGTCGGCCAGGATCACCTTCGGGTCCTGCATCAGGGCGCGGGCGATGGCCACGCGCTGCTGCTGCCCGCCGGAGAGCGCCTCCGCGCGCTTCATCGCGTGGGCGGCGATGCCCAGCCGGTCCAGCGCGGCGAGGGCCTCCAGCCGCTCCTCGCGGTTGAACAGGCGCAGCATGGCCGAGACGGCGGAATGGTCGTTCAGCCGGCCCATCAGCACGTTGGTGAGCACGTCGAGCCGCGGCACCAGGTTGAACTGCTGGAAGATCATCGCGCAATCATGCCGCCAGCGGCGCAGGGCGCGGCCGCGCAGGGCCAGGATGTCGGTGCCGTCCACGGTGACGGAGCCGCCGGTCGCGCCGGTGAGGCGGTTGAGCATCCGCAGCAGGGTGGACTTGCCGGCGCCGGAGCGGCCGATCACGCCGATCATCTGCGGCCGGTCGAAGGTCAGCGTCACGTCGTCGACGGCGACGGCGGTCCCGAAGCGTTTCGTCAGGCCGGTGATGGTCAGGTCCATGAGTGGCTCCGCGGATGATGTCTCTGGGAGGCCGGATACGGGTCCGCGGTGTCGCATTGTTTGCAGTTGGGTGGAGCTTTTGTGACAGGCGGGCCGCCGGGCCCGGTTTCGGCCTCCGCGCCCCGGGCGGGGCCCGCCGGGCTGCCGCGCGCGCAGGCAGATGCCCCCAGCGCCGGCAGGGGCGGCGGCGCCGGTGGGCCAGGGGGAGGGGGGCGGAGAATCAGCCCGTCAGGCGCCGGGGAAGCTCTTCTCGTCGACGACGAGCTGCACCAGGTCGGCGT of Paroceanicella profunda contains these proteins:
- a CDS encoding nicotinate-nucleotide adenylyltransferase — translated: MRVGLLGGSFDPPHGGHAHITRWALRRLGLDQVWWLVSPGNPLKTEGPAPLARRMAAARALMQHPKVRVSDIETRLGTRYTAATLSAMLRLYPGVHFVWLMGADNLASFHHWEDWQRIMEMVPIGVLARPGGQLAAGLSPAARRYARFRLPRAEAGRLALAPSPAWTLLTGPMLDISSSEIRRRGDWVR
- a CDS encoding IclR family transcriptional regulator, which gives rise to MDSTFLKGLRVLTHIVDRGGPCGVTALSRELGLPKSNIHRVLKTLEAAGLVRADPATRGYLPTLRLWDLGLRVYDSVDLEREAHVLLGDIARTTGETALVAVRDGLCARVMASACANSPRRPEQGERLPLHEGAIGRILLAHADIPHAERALTDAALPPGGLAWLRADMAESAARGCALDRGDWCVGQYGVAAPVRDIRGGVMAAIGVTGPIDRYSEASLAHMQELVTTAAAELSSRFGCAA
- a CDS encoding DapH/DapD/GlmU-related protein, with the translated sequence MKKLSEAPTIHPGAQVSGGHLGRWTEVGEGARLLDSTLGDYSYCERFSDIAYADIGRFANIAAYVRIGPTNHPMWRASLHHFMYRAAAYWDDAEDEAEFFEWRRAQGPKIGHDTWFGHQSIVLPGVTVGTGAVVGAGAVVSKDVAPYEVVAGVPAKPIKRRFPPEISERLLALAWWDWDHAALRAALEDFRTLSVEAFLEKHGG
- the phnE gene encoding phosphonate ABC transporter, permease protein PhnE, with the translated sequence MALADFDTLAATHAKALAPNRRRQAAWLGGLLLLALYTVYVWNAFDVSTALGRANTDRAELLALDSYAHKIHVEMSLKDPAALEVELEGNRRNTYETLPEWITPAASGWDVEMNAGYDIALRPDGLRMTDRHGALIADIAFRPEGPVLLSAPQPWLKVAPNKIEGRPDSYARFIVTRSKVTLMNYFTGWENFWFDWNSPLRGVGFTGALALIASEDRVDPGQSNLSLVVSEFLGNQDWQHGEIFEALGITVLMAVVGTLMAAFCALPLAFIAANNITPSAWLRGPFKRLFDFLRGVDALIWSLIFIRAFGLGPLSGILAIWFTDTGTFGKLFSEAIENADRRQVEGMQSTGASPIQRTWFGIMPQILPVFISQSLYFLESNTRSATVIGMLGAGGIGLKLADTMRTGQDWENTMYIIVLIIGIVIVMDNVSSRLRRRLIDGSK
- the phnE gene encoding phosphonate ABC transporter, permease protein PhnE, translated to MTLDADAGQPPHRGAAGPLAALAEAYDRSELRRRSYTGILIVLVLAMLVAGFRLAEDANSGSFFGGFSHVLDYPAEILSDAWARGWSFWTIPFTVQHAENGITHTYVHYLLETVNMAVVATLTGFVIGAALSILASRNLVRNRAIVWATRRMLDIARAFPEIVIALFLIFIIGKNPIAAVAAIAFHTIGALGKLYSEVNENADMKAWEGLDAAGASWAQKVWFAILPQVMPNWVSYALLRFEINVRASAIMGFVGAGGLGQQFKTFVDWRYGADIVAIMALLIITIIAIDNLSGMLRRRLIGPGAH
- the phnD gene encoding phosphonate ABC transporter substrate-binding protein, giving the protein MFLKSILAAGTAAVALSAVSASADGMGGIKEFRIGILGGENEADRLRSNECIKTRFEELLGVPVSLYPAADYAGVMEGLLGGNLDYAQLGASGYAGVYLENPDAVTPILTVQQVDGSTGYYSVMVARADSGIKTIEDMKGKRLGFADPNSTSGYLIPSVALPKQGYDVNSFFGSTSFSGGHEQNVIAVLNGDVDAGVTWVSGVGEWDEGYSNGNLRKMVDKGLLDMNDIVQIWQSPLIPNGPNVVSNALPQEVKDAVKASLLALPKDDPECFYSSEAGEAQGYVEVDPSFYETVIDARRAKLTN
- the phnC gene encoding phosphonate ABC transporter ATP-binding protein → MDLTITGLTKRFGTAVAVDDVTLTFDRPQMIGVIGRSGAGKSTLLRMLNRLTGATGGSVTVDGTDILALRGRALRRWRHDCAMIFQQFNLVPRLDVLTNVLMGRLNDHSAVSAMLRLFNREERLEALAALDRLGIAAHAMKRAEALSGGQQQRVAIARALMQDPKVILADEPIASLDPLNAKVVMDALRAIHEEDGRMVICNLHTLDTARAYCDRIVGMRDGRVVFDGLPGQLTEGAARDIYGAGDEFSEAATSTSIESLARPALAHAKALAE